A region of Acyrthosiphon pisum isolate AL4f unplaced genomic scaffold, pea_aphid_22Mar2018_4r6ur Scaffold_21378;HRSCAF=23822, whole genome shotgun sequence DNA encodes the following proteins:
- the LOC115034868 gene encoding uncharacterized protein LOC115034868, which translates to MVKRCALCGIVDNIADVSIHKFPSAVHRRREWVTFVEDQGFHVTLCSRLCSRHFVPGVDYAVGNVERRRLTTTAVPSLVSVYYDSMTLYMSGWTSVITLCQ; encoded by the exons ATGGTCAAACGCTGTGCGCTATGCGGAATTGTGGACAACATTGCGGACGTTTCCATACACAA ATTTCCAAGTGCCGTACATCGTCGTCGTGAGTGGGTGACATTTGTGGAGGACCAAGGTTTTCACGTGACCCTGTGTTCCAGGCTGTGTTCCAGGCATTTCGTCCCCGGTGTTGACTACGCTGTGGGAAACGTGGAGCGCCGCCGCCTGACAACAACAGCAGTGCCATCTCTGGTGAGTGTATACTATGACTCCATGACTCTATACATGTCTGGCTGGACTTCAGTAATTACGCTTTGTCAGTAA